In the Bos taurus isolate L1 Dominette 01449 registration number 42190680 breed Hereford chromosome 21, ARS-UCD2.0, whole genome shotgun sequence genome, one interval contains:
- the PLIN1 gene encoding perilipin-1 isoform X1 has protein sequence MAVNKGPTLLDGDLPEQENVLQRVLQLPVVSGTCECFQKTYASTKEAHPLVASVCNAYEKGVQGASSLAAWSMEPVVRRLSTQFVAANELACRGLDHLEEKIPALQYPPEKIASELKDTISTRLRSARNSISVPIASTSDKILGAALAGCELAWGMARDTAEYAANTRAGRLASGGADLALGGVEKMVEFLLPPANEESAAAPGLQDAQKPPKAKPSLVSRVGALANTLSRHTFQTTARALKQGHALAMWIPGVAPLSSLAQWGTSAAMQVVSRRRSEVRVPWLHSLTATQEEDHEEHTDTDGEETGEEEDSETEESKLSEGAALPGSQGLLGSVAHTLQKALQSTVSVVMWAPAAVLGTAGRMLHLTPAQATSSTKGRAMSLSDALKGVTDNVVDTVVNYVPLPRLSLMEPESEFRDIDNPPAEAERREAERRGSGAPPACPEPAPRPAPPRGSLRSARGLGAEERVDATALPRAAFPAVPREKPTRRVSDSFFRPSVMEPILGRAQYSQLRKKS, from the exons ATGGCAGTCAACAAGGGCCCCACCTTGCTGGATGGAGACCTCCCT GAGCAGGAGAATGTGCTGCAGCGGGTCCTGCAGCTGCCGGTGGTGAGCGGCACCTGTGAGTGCTTCCAGAAGACCTACGCcagcaccaaggaagcccaccccCTGGTGGCCTCTGTATGCAATGCCTACGAGAAGGGCGTGCAGGGCGCCAGCAGTCTGGCGGCCTGGAGCATGGAGCCCGTGGTCCGCAGGCTGTCCACCCAGT TCGTAGCTGCCAACGAGCTGGCCTGCCGAGGCCTGGACCACCTGGAGGAAAAGATCCCCGCCCTCCAGTATCCTCCTGAAAAG ATCGCCTCTGAGCTGAAGGACACCATCTCCACCCGCCTTCGCAGCGCCAGGAACAGCATCAGTGTGCCCATTGCCAGCACTTCAGACAAAATCCTAGGGGCCGCTCTGGCCGGCTGTGAGCTCGCCTGGGGGATGGCGAGAGACACTGCCGAGTATGCTGCCAACACCCGAGCTGGCCGGCTGGCCTCTGGAGGGGCCGACTTGGCCTTGGGTGGTGTCGAGAAGATGGTAGAgttcctcctccctccagccAACGAAGAGTCAG CCGCTGCCCCAGGACTCCAGGATGCCCAGAAACCTCCCAAGGCCAAGCCGAGCCTCGTGAGCAGGGTTGGGGCCCTGGCCAACACTCTCTCTAGACACACCTTCCAGACCACAGCCCGGGCACTGAAACAGGGCCATGCCTTGGCCATGTGGATCCCAGGTGTGGCACCTCTG AGCAGCCTGGCCCAGTGGGGCACGTCGGCGGCCATGCAGGTGGTGTCGCGGCGGCGGAGCGAGGTGCGGGTGCCCTGGCTGCACAGCCTCACGGCCACCCAGGAGGAGGACCACGAGGAGCACACGGACACTGACGGGGAGGAGACCGGGGAGGAGGAGGACTCAGAGACCGAGGAGAGCAAGCTCAGCGAG GGGGCAGCCTTGCCAGGCTCACAGGGCCTCCTGGGCAGCGTGGCACACACCCTGCAGAAGGCCCTCCAGAGCACCGTCTCAGTCGTGATGTGGGCACCGGCGGCTGTGCTGGGCACGGCGGGGAGGATGCTGCACCTCACGCCAGCCCAGGCCACCTCCTCAACCAAGGGCAGGGCCATGTCCCTGTCCGACGCCCTGAAGGGTGTTACTGACAACGTGGTGGACACAGTGGTGAACTACGTGCCG CTCCCCAGGCTGTCGCTGATGGAACCCGAGAGCGAATTCCGGGACATCGACAACCCTCCAGCCGAGGCCGAGCGCCGGGAGGCGGAACGCAGAGGGTCCGGGGCACCGCCCGCTTGCCCAGAGCCCGCCCCGCGCCCTGCGCCTCCCCGCGGCAGCCTGCGGAGCGCTCGGGGCCTGGGCGCGGAGGAACGCGTGGACGCAACCGCCTTGCCGCGCGCCGCCTTCCCGGCCGTGCCCCGCGAGAAGCCCACGCGCCGGGTCAGCGACAGCTTCTTCCGGCCCAGCGTCATGGAGCCCATCCTGGGCCGAGCGCAGTACAGCCAGCTGCGCAAGAAGAGCTGA